CTTAAGGTTAGAAATGTGAAAAGGCCATAACAGTGATAGAAAAGAAGACAAATCAAGATATGCTGTAGGATTTTTTAGGACATTTAAATCTAGTTGCTAATTAAGCTAGAATTTCATTTTGGAGCAGACTAAAAATATAGTTTTGAAATAAGCTGTAACTTAAGTATGCTTGTTGTTAAGGTTTCATAGAAGTTGCTGTTACCAAAAGCATTATCCATCAGTCTTCTGACTTAAACAATAGCACTGACCAGAAAGATCCTGTTGCAGAAAAGCTGCTGCAACCTTTCCCTAACTGACTATATATTCGTTCCTGTTTTGCATATTAATATGCAGTTCAATACCTGTTTTGTGCATTTATAAAGAGAACCAATTTTCTTCACTCAAAACACTTTATGTGGCTATATCTGCTGCTCGCAGTTCAAAAGAAGTGTAAAAGAGAATATATGCAGCTGAGGACTTCACAGAGGATGCTGAAATATCAGATACTTCATGATCATCAAACTTATACCAGCGCTGTTTTGTAGCATTTCTGCAGTAAGCTGTGTAGTGCCCTCCATCCAACCCTCCATAATGATTCTGTGGTGGGGGGAAAATGTGAAAAGAGATTAAaacaatactttttctttttggcaaAAGCCTTTCTTatagcctgattcatgatttaaCCAATCTGTGCTTTGCTACCACTTCAGCCTTTAGCTAGAATAATAAACTTGAATGCCATATTTTGACCAACATgaaatcccattgcagtaaaTATCAGACTCACTCTCCTTTTTCTACAGTTTAATTTGTATCCAGGCAGGAGGCCTAGAAACCCACGTGACTCAAAGTGACCTTGTAATACTGGACATACAGATAAACGTTTTTTAAACAAGATGGATTTACAGCTAAGTTTTAAAGTTGGCTGTGGTTACTTACCGATACGGAAAATAGGTTGTATCTCTTCAAATTACTCTTTGGACCAATAACATATTGTGACAGGTCAAGACTTTCCAAAGGGAAATCTACAGATGTTTGTAGCTTTTGCTTCCACCTTCCATCATACGAGAATCTAGAGAGAGCACAAAATCAGCACTAGCCAGAGCAATGGTTCAAGAGATGTTCCATGTTTGTAATTATTTCTTACTCACTAATTTTAACTGGGATCTGAGCTAAATAAGAATAAACAGTAAATTTCACAGCTAAACAGTGGGTCAGGGGTACCTTACAATTTAAGGCTGCACTACTGCAAAAACTTACATGTGTGTGTAACTTTACatactgaactcaatgggacaactcatatGAGTGTTTCCAGGAGGGGAGCCTATGAAAATAGGAAGCAGATGACAACTAGATGGAAATTCTTGATATCCATGGGCTCAGATTGTTTGTATAAcgttctgtatttttaaaaaaatgtctattTCTTTACTACGCCTAAAATCTCAATTAAGGCCAAGTTAACTGTATTTATAGATACATGTTCACAACTTATTGTCTTACCGTTTCAAGTGCACCAGAAGAACAGGTGGCAATTTCCAAATCTCTAATTTTTTCAAAGAATCCCTTCGTGTTTTGCAATGGCTACAGTAAAATCTATTGTTATCTGTAAGTTTCTCCTCTTTGGAGAATAATCTAAGGCATTCCTAGGACAAAACATAGAAAACACACTTAAAAGCTTGGtgtttataaaaaataaagatgTAGCTCAAATATTTGTCTGCTATTGTACAGGAGCTACAGGTGCACCATGTTTCATAAGAATAATTAGGAGACTTTAGTACATGAATCTATTCACAAAAATAACTTTTACTCCACATAGATAGTGGTTATGTTTCTAAATGAAGTTACTgctttcgtttaaaaaaaaaaaaagcaagtatcCTATTATGACCTGCAATAAAGAGTTTAGTTACTACAAAAAAGTTGTTTAAACTACAGTAGCACAAAAGGCACCTACATCTGTCAGTGTAGTCATATACGTAAAAATgatgaattgatttttttaatccttcccaaataaaaaaaaaattgaaaaaaaaaaacaaacaaaaaaaccaaccatatATAGCATGGTTCATCCTAGAGCAAGTTACACTGGCCATATTGACATACCCCCAACCAAAAAAGCTAAAGCAAAAGTAGCACCATACAAAAAAACCTGAAGAGTAATTATTTTATTGCAGTAAAAGCACACATTCTCTCTCTATTACTAACTTACCTGTAGTGTACATTTACTAGTGGATGCAAGTGGCAATGATAAATACATGAAAGCCTCAAATGTTCGGGACTTTTTGTGACACGTAAGACATTGCACTGTGGATTTGAACTGGCCTTGAAAAAGTGCCACAACAATAGATTCATTAAGCTGCTTGTGTTTGTGCCAGGCTAGATCTGCTGCTTTGAAATCATCAATCTGATCATTATTTTCTTCCTTATACCTCTTCCGATTGTCAGCCTGtatattataaaattaaaatatcttaTCACCATATAGTATCATTTTATATGCAAGTAGAAAGATGTGAAGTTGTACGATAAGGTTTTATACACTATGCAAAAATTTTTAAACATGTCAACAAGCTATATAATTGTTATCTAATCATATTTCTGTGTGGTGCTTTTTAGTACTTCCTACAGATGCACAGGATAAACACTATTGTTAAGATTTCACACCTCATTTTACTGCCATCTGTAAAACATCCCATAAGCAATAGCAGCACATGCTTCACTATTAGCACAAGTTGATTTAGATAATTAACAACCTGTTTTTCAAGAGTTTACTGAAGGCTTCTTGCACAAATCATTTGCCGTACAGATAATATATTTGAAACACTCCGGtttatatactttaaaaagatTCACACCATCCCCATTGTGAATATCAATTGTGATGGAATCCAGTTGGGAGCAACAAGtcatcttttcccccaaaagccATTATTTATTGCATGAAAACGTCACCCTTTCTGGCAAGCTATGCCTCCAATATCTGTGTGGGGTGTTGTGTGGGAAACAGAGATTTAAATGCAAcaacaaaattctgaaaacagatatattaatttaaaataataaaatgaggtAAAGTAGTTTAACTCATGATCATGACATGGAGAATGTATAAACATCACTAGACACCCAAAGGAACAAGTATTATGCTGCAATTTACTTACTTCCTAATGGGCCATAAAATAGGTggtaaaaataaggaaaaaagacAGACTGAAGACAACCCTTTAAAATGAAGAAACATCTGAATACATAGTACTGTATTGCTGGCTTTATTATACATTtaactcaggaaaaaacaagtgtaaggaaaaatataaaaaagataaTGGTCCATAATTATCTTAAACAATATTCTTTTTAAGTGTGAGAAAAGACAACATTTTTCAAAGGACTTTGCTTTAATCAAATAAGGCCCGTGGAGAGATCACCGTTTTGAAATCATGGAAACTctcttcttaaaattaaaaatgggctCATGCTATACATAGGTAACAATGTGCAAATTGCACATTTAAATGGCCATTTGTGTGTCTAATTACTCATTTAACCTCTCAATTGTGGTATCTTTAGGCTCAATTCTTGGCTTCTCCTCCAGCTACTTTGCCCTAAAGCAGCCCAAAAGCTACCCCTAACAGGACAGCTCAGGATTCCCCCCGATACAAGGAAGTTCTTGGTAATGCAAAGCTAGCATAGCTGACGCTACACCACCTGTCCCATATGCTCTATACAGGAGGTGTGGCGGGGCAGGGCTCACAGTATCTGGATACAACTTGGGCAGCCCAAGATCAGGGGATGGGAAAGGTGgctttgagaaaaacaaaacaaaacaaaaaaaacacatacacacccctgagTCAAGTGTAAATTCAGCACAGCAGAGAATTTGAGCCCTGTGTGCACAAAATAGGTATGCAACTGCATACATAGACATTTTTCAATCGGGTCCTTACATTGTACCACTTATTTTCATCTTCATAATAGCACAAAACTTCTGCCACTAAACTCAagtaaacattttatatttctgttCTACAATCTGACTGAGATGTGTGATTTATCAGCAGGGGATTACTTACTTTATTTAGGTCTTCATGCAGTCCATCCATTAAAAACAAGAGCAATTCTTGGGAGTCTTGCTGACTGTATCCTGAAAATTGGTCGTTGATCTTCccaattgtaattttaaaatcttttggaCTGACATATCGATATTGTCCTGTCCACAATGCTTTCATTATGATGCCAAACTCTTCTGCCACTTCGCCTTTATGCCCCAAGAGGTTTAACCTACACAGTTAAATTGAAATACTAAGTATTATATTAAGCCATTAAAACAAGACAAAGtattaatttccctttttttaatccATGATTGTGTGAAGATGAAGTAAAATTTCTCAAGATTAGACAATCACTTATGTCTTAATCCTGCAAACCCTCatgcatatgtttaactttacacacacagagacaaatggaacgaggagtacttgtggcaccttagagactaacaaaggtatttaggcataagctttcgtgggctaaaacccacttcatcagatgcatggagtggaaaatacagagtttGCTGGACTGGGGTCTTACTGAGAGTCTTATGTGATACattacagattaacatggctgctactctgaatctgcaaaaagaaaaaggaggacttgtggcactgataaagtgagctgtagctcatgaaagcttatgctcaaataaatttgttagcctctaaggtgccacaagtcctccttttctttttatgtgatacagtcctccttttctttttatgtgatACAGTTTAAGTACACCAGGCTGAAGCAGTTAAAACTTCTATTTACCTTGATATTTTGCTGTTTAATTCCACAGCCAGAGGGTTCATTGGAGGTGGATGCAGCGATTTTCCACTTCTCTGATTTGCACTAACTGTTAACAAGACTtgctctttttaatctctgcaaTACACCCAGGCACCGAGATGGTGGGTGCAATATAAAGAGTTTCCCTGGCAAAGCACGCTATCACATatccaaacatttgaaataccCTCACAAATTTATACTCTAACATCTGTTACTTTTAATATGACTGAGGTTTTAAAAACATAATGGCCCCATTTTATATGTTTTGAACGAAAAATAGTAACAGTGGTAAATACACATTCTGAATTTGGCCATGgattaattaaaataatccaAGATAGAATAAGAATATTTATTACCTGTTAATGTCATCTTGATACAAATTTCTATTGAAATAATCAGCCAGAAGTGGTGCATTGCAGAGACACTGCAATATGGAGTTCATATAGCAAGTGTTGCCTAAATTACGAAGCCCTGTGAGAGCTGGTCCCAATCCCCCAAACACAGGGTTGAGATTACGAATCTGTGGTGCAGAGAGCCTTGAGATTTCAGCTTTAGTGTAACATGCTGGTCTGTAAGGAAGAAACTGTTGTTAGCAAACTGGAGTTTTCTATTCTTATTACTAAACTTGCCTTATGGCCTATCATAATGTTCTGTTCTGCATGTGGGCTCTATATCCTTCCCTCATATTGTAGGTCAGAACAAGTTGGGAGCTCTGAGAAGGCAGTGAGTTTTAGCCCTTGGAGTTAAACAGTATGCCTCGTGTCATTTAACAGACTTCTTCAACCAAGTAGTGTTGACTAGCCTTGAAGAGATAACTGTCCTTGGTTGGAGATGAAGAGCCGTATGCTCAGAGCACATAGTATATCAACAGACCCACGCTCCTCACTAGGAAATAAAGTATCCTCCCTGAGGAAGCCATAAAGTGCCATCATTTAAGGTAATCCAGACTAGACAAGGGAATCATGGGAGATTCTATAGCATTATATAAATAGTGGCCTGCAGTGATGCACAGGAATAGACTAGATCAACATTTCCAAACTGTGGGGTCAAGGAATTGAACTTAATATAATTTAGAAATGGAAAATCTTTCCATTCCACAATAAACAGCAGCCTAAGGCCTAATAGCACGCAGACAAACAAATGGCGGCCATTTAAAAGTCAGTATTTACCAACACTCTAAAATTTCTATTTGTTATTGTTAGTAAACAAGGAGAAATCACTGTTCAATGGAGATCACTGTATACTGTGTTCTGCTTTGAGCTTTGCAGCTATGTAGTTTAAGTCTATCAGAAACATTCCATCTAAACCAAGGGGAAAGAGTTAATACAATTCAGGTGGGCAAACTTGAGACCCTATAATATTGTACCAGCTGTGATGTTTTGACTTAATTTATCAGACATACTTATTTTCACGACTGATTGCAGGAGTTAcaggaatttttttcttctcttcctcctgaaTGGCTTGGGTTATATCTGGTGAAGAGTAGGATCGCTTCAATTTGGAGTGTTCTCTGTCCCGTTCAGTAGTCACCTGTGGCTTGCCTTTATGAGTTGGTGGAGTGGACGGAGGGGTGGATGAAGGAGCCATTTCCGGGGGATACATCTGAACAGTATTTGTTGGTGAATGGTAATAACGAAAGGTCCCAGTGATTGGATCCAGAAACTTGGGTgacaaaaattaaagtttaaaagCTGAGTAAAATCCCTCAATAGACTAGTTGGTTAATACGATTAAACTACTAAAAACACTGGTCAGAATAATTCTAATATGAAGAGATTGCAGATTACAGTAATGTGATTTGATCTCAATATCTAGTGAATAGTATCATTCTTCCCAAAGTATGTATTAAATATTGCTGACAAAGCTCCAGTCATTTCATTAACAATAATCTTAAAGTTTAGAAAATAAGAACAATCACGTAGAAatttaaagaggggaaaaaagtcaacCCAAATCtattttataatgaatgtgcAAATAAAAGCCATTACCACATTCCAGATAGGTGACTTAACTGTCTAGATTTTAGGAAATAATTACCTTTGCCCAGCCTGCAGGCAATCCTGGTACTATCCTCCCCATTTCCTCACTTCGTGCTCTCATCAATGGCTCCCGCTGGGACTAAATGTAATACAATTGAAATATAAAGGCACATGAAGTTATTGTTATGCAGAGCAGCATGTCTAGTTTGTCTTTAGTATTCTGTAAATTTTCCATCTAGCTAAAAGGTTACACATAGAACAATTCAATAAGAACCATTAGTGTTCTAAGTagaaatttggattttttttgtctaGGGCAGAAAACTGATAGTATGTTTCTATTATTTAGCATCAATTGATCTAAACGAATGACATTCATTGTCACACACCAAAATAATTCAAATCCATCTAATTGAACATATAAAACAATTTGATTCTCCAATTCCTTTATTATCAAAATCACTTTagggatgtgtgtgtttgtgtgttctcaggaaatatttatgaatgactctctccctccccacaaaaatcaaacaaactccaccacaaaaaggaaaaaaaggaaaacagtgggatgactaaataaataaatataaaaagacatGAAACACTTGTTAATCCCAGAGGAGATATAAAATACTTTCACTTGAAAGTCTTAAATATGCTTTCCTTTTTACaggacaaaatgaaaaatgtttgtgttaCTTTACATACAGCCGCAGAACACTGCACAGATTCCTCCTAAAGAGaagatcttaaaaataaatgaggtGGAATTTAACATGATATAAAATTACAATGATATGACATCTGCTCTGGGTTTCTTTCAGCTACATACGATACACTGTATTTACTTTAAGTCTTTCAGTATCTTGTTCAGTATCCTCTCTTTGAGCTCCACTTTCTGGTTGTCCTTTAACCCCAGTATGCTGTAAAAAATTTTGAAAAGAGactttcaattttcatatggATTTACTGAGTGTCAGTGAGTGGCACTTCACAAAAGCAAATTACACTATAGTAAAAGATTGTTGGGTAAACCTCAGTTTGTTTCAGTGATTACAACAGGTACGtactgtggcactctgtacctcaaatcAGCACCCTGGAACCTCCATATTCACtcctgtcatataattatgatatattcCGTACAAAGCATGAaatagagaatcatagaagtgtaggactggaaagaagctcaataggtcatctagtccagtcccctgcactcaaggcaggactatgtaataactagatcattcctgacaagtgtttgtctaaactgctcttaaaaaacctcccatgacagagattccacaacctccccaggcaatctGTTCCATTGCCAAACTACCCTGAcaattaagaagtttttcctaatgtccaatctaaatcgcccttgctgcaatttaagcccattgcttcttgtcccatctaAGACAAAATCATGGTGCAAGTCTAATTATGGAGCTGCTAGCACACCTTCATGATATTGATAAagaaaaaaggataaacaaaaaggGATTTGATGGACTAATTGCTTACATTTAATATGGTATAGAAAGTTTAAAAGTAGGGTTTTTTATATTTCTATATAAAGTAGAAATGTTTACTTCTAACATCCCACAGTTATTAGAGTTGCGCAAAATATATGTCAAAATTAAAAGACACTACATTTATTCATCTGAGTTTATGGAGCTTCTGAAAGATTAAAGACTTCCTTTGCATTAATATCACTGATGTTAGCCATGAATTCCACTCCCCTAAGCTGAAGGTTAGAGAAAAGTTCAACATCTTTTTATGGTGCATTTTCAAGTTGTAAATGTGGCTATTAACCTGCGGTGAAGCCCAACCTATTTTTTCAGATCTTCTGATAgcgtgacgggttggatcacagaaaccccctagAGACTGTCacctggtgtgctgagactacctctgagcccattttcccagCCAACTTGGGACTCCAGACCAAGCCCCAAACTGCCAGAGAAATCgagctcagaggtagtctcagtaTATCAGGTGGCAGTCTCatgggggtctctgtgacccaacccgtcacaggTAAACGTGACTGATCTTGTTTACTTTGCTCAGGCTTTAGTGAGATAAAGGAAGGAGATATGATGCCAGAAGATACGAGAGTTGGGAGCAGACCTGCTCTCAAACAAAACACTGGATGGGGGTAATAGACTACTTGTCCTTCCCACACTCGTTAACAATACTATGACGTTTATCCTCTCCTGCAAGACTTCTGTCTAACCTGGGGCATTTGGGTATAAATTATGGCTCTGTGATTCTGTCCTTCCCCAGCACAAGTTTCAACAGAGGATTGGTATAACACAGTAGATTACCACCATGCCTCTGAAATGCTCCCTGTGCAAGGGATGAAAGGATAGACAGAACATGAGTCAGTTCTATTGGCTCTATATCAGCAGAGATTTCAGTGGGAATGAGGATCTGCccctttggggtttgttttgagtttttcctctagttttaaatcaaaatgtcaggcCCCAAACAAAAGTTACTATCAGTTAAATACGTCAGCACTGGCATTTTCGCAATGCAAGCAATCTGATACACACTGATAAAACTGTGCCAAGCGATTACTCTATTTTCATTTTGTGGCTGTTGAACTGCTCGTTTACTAACCTTGCTTGAGACTGACACCCCTGTCACAGATGTATCTCCCAACGCACGCCTCTGCATTTCTGGTGTTCGAATCCCCTTTTCTCTTTCATCCGCAGATATTTTATCAAGTTCAGggttttttgcagcagtgttttcatgttcatttttattttgtctttttgctTCTAATACTTCTTTGTGTGCTCTCtcttgttcttccttttccttttgttcctTAATTGCCTGATCTTCCTgcagtctcctctctctctcttcttttgctTGCTGTAGCTTTTCTCGGTGCTCCTTTTCTTCCCGTTCCTGCTTCTCCAATTTGAGCTTCTCTCTTTGTTTCTCTTGTTGTCTTTCCCGCAATTCTTTTTCCCGTTTGCTCTTCTCCAACAGGGAAGCCGTTTCTGCGTGTATACGGCTTTTCTCTTCTTCCGTCAGCATGGTCTTTGCATCAAATGGTGGCTTTGTGGAACGGTCTGGAATCATTCTTCCATTCTGAATAGGATGTTTGTCAACAGTTGTAACTTCAGATTTTGGACTATTAACATCATCAAGAAATTTTGCTGAAGGCTTTTTAGTACGATCAATctggaataataaaaatgaagtatAAAATGTTAACTAGAAACATTTGTTATAGTCCCTAATATCACATAGCACTAGAATCCTCTAGCAACACTACTTTATTTAACTAAACTGCCTTTGAACTTGAATAAGTAAAGCCTACCACATAGTTTTAGCCATCTTGCTTTTCAAAACTTCCATTTATGGAACCTATGAGTGAAAGTTCTGTGCAGACTTCAGTTTACTTACTCCTAGCCTTTATTAATATTCCTTGAGGGCTGAAGCAGACATTTTCAAagggaaacaaacacacacctcagATTTGTACTCCTCACTTTTAACATCTTGGCTGCTATGCTATAGATTTATAATAATTAAACTTTCAGTAGAAAGCCCTGAatagaaatgaaaataataatgtttcttcaatgttaaaaaaaaattgtttaagaaaAGATATGTGAAAGGGCAATGCTGACAGACAACTTAAAAAAGTCTACTTCTGCCAGATAAAACAAACCTGATGGAAGCAAGCAGACTGTTGTGTCACCCATTTTGTTTGGTcattcatttgatttttaaatggttttgtaTAATTCTTCTTGACCTGCATATTCCaccagaaaccagaaggcaatgTTGTTTAGTAGTTGGGGAACAGGACTTGAGCTGAGAACTCAGTGTTAAGAGTCTTgagtgacctcaggcaaatcacacacCACGCTTGTTTCAGTTTACCCATTAATAAAACCAGGATATTAGGTGAGTATTAacagtttgtacagcactttgaaggtACGTAGAGTTAAAACTGATGATGATTAGAACTCAACGCTAGTTCTCAAATAGTCACAAGGTGAGCTGGACCTTTAAGTGGGTTAAGACCCAGCTCTGACTTGGTCATATTCTTCCCTTTCTTCTGACAGAACATGTGACTGAGTGGGGGAGCAGGTATTTAAGAGCTACCTGTGGCTCAGACCAGTGAGAGACTAAGGAAAGAGCAGAGTGTCCTAGGAGTCTTTTCATGGCAGCCTAGGGAAGACCCTTGAGGCTATgaccaatgtatagaaagaagCCTAGGGATAAGAAAAAGTGAAAGCCATTTCATGGTTTAGGGTTCCTGGGTTGAAGTCTAAATTAGAGGGAAGACCCAGTTTCCCATTATGCATCAACTACATTGCCAAGTGAAGGAAGCTATTGCTCCTGAGATGAAGGGGGAACAGGACTGCTGTAAGCTCCTGCCAAACAAGGAGAAAGGTTTGTGACCCAAGGAAAGCGAAGAACCTTGTGGAGTCCCTGCAGTGAGAAGAGCAAAtcagtgctttttatttttgattgtCATTATGGGGAACATTCTTGCTTCGGTTAGAAGACCAAGGCACACAGACCACTAAAACACCTTAATAGCCTGGGAAGACAGGCTCAAGAGGTATGACGACTGGGAAACTGATGTTTGAGATAACTAAGAGGTAAGCCATACCCTGATGTGAACCAAAATGCTAAAGTTCACCACATGCTGTGTGATCAGAGTAATTGGGAATTTAATTGTATTAAGTCAGCAATGCTCAATCaaatacagaaagctgcaaggaaACAGTAAAACTAGACTTTTCCCATTTGCAGGTCTCTTTTTAATTAACATAGACAATACAGAGCTACATagaagttttcttttaaatgaaagtttaaacAAGAAAAACCATAACTTACCTGTGGGACATTTATCACAGCATATATTGGGTGCACTACAGGTGAACTGTCAGTTTGAGGGATAGCAGCAAGTGGTGCACTTGGATTTGTTGCGTTATGTGATCCTGTCCTCCCCTCTTGATTATTTTGCATTTCATTATTCTCAGTCACTTCTACTGGAGTGGGCTTTATATGGACAacaggtggtggaggaggagctggCTCTTCCAAAGAGGGATAAGTAAAATCCACTGAAAACCACAGAAAtatagtgcttttttaaaaaaaaacaattatgtaTGTAATTAGCCTCCTAATCTAATCTATGAAGACCAGGAGCAGGCTATTaagtttaatatatatttaaattactgTATATAATCTTAGATTGCTTATTTATTCTTCTACATGTATTTAAAATGTCTTCCTTATACTTACAAGAGACAGAGACTACTTCACTCTTGCCACGCGGGGGTGGAGTTACTTTGGCATTTGTTGTGTGTTGGGGATAGCAAAGAAGCCAGGTCTCATAACCTCCTTCCAAGACTAAAGGCTCACTCCGTAGTATAATTTTACTTTCCCACTGGAAAAAGTTAAAATGAGACAGACCTTCTGAAAGTAAGCCTCTAAATTACAACCCAAATTATGCTGAAGAAATGTACATGCCTGGCTGTTACATTTTAGCAGACAGGCTATTGTTCAGATTGACAATCAGTCAGTTAATTAGttattatttagattgcaaacccTTTAGGGAAAGGCTTCTTcctcctgtgtttgtacagcacccagcacaatggggctctaatCCCAACTGAAGCTTTTAGGCACCACCATAATACAAATACTTACTACTATTAGCAGCAACCCTCGAATTCTGAAAGTATGCCATTTATAGTAACCATATGCTTGCTAATGCCTCTCATGGGTTAACTTTGTTCTGTGAATAAGTGTATTagctttaacattttaaaaatctgccatCAACAAACAAAAGCCCAGAATTTCAGAGTTGAGACTGCCACCCTGTCCTCAGCTCACTAGTATGACCAGAGAGCTTTGTGGTCTTCACAAAATGTGTGTAGCAATAAATATAGAAAACAGGCTATGCCAGCACTAATTCTCAGTCCTTCTAACTTTGCAGTTTTAGGTGATAAAAAGTGTTGTGTGCACAAGAGTCCTTTTACAACCTCAATCTATTTCAAGAAAACAGAGAGGAGAACACTTACAATTGTGGTATGTAAATTCTATCAATTTTATCTTTCACCgttgaacaattttaaaatagaacTGTTCAATTTCTAAACTCTTACTATAACTGAAATTCAGGCCAATTCTAATCCGTGCTCCCCCGGTAAACAGAACCAGAGAAGACGGCCATGAGTGTTGATGGGGGGCTTCTCACTTTCTCCCAAGTCCTCCAATCTTGGAGGCTTCTGGCTCACAGAGATTTACCTCCATTCTGGCCGCCATGGATTTTCTCATTAGACATTTGGTAGTGGGCCACTTCCCAGAGCTCCAAGGAATCATGTATTATGACTTAGCAAGAGAGAGGAGAGCGACTGACTGAACATGTCCTTGACATACTAATACGGGGTGGACAAAATA
Above is a window of Dermochelys coriacea isolate rDerCor1 chromosome 10, rDerCor1.pri.v4, whole genome shotgun sequence DNA encoding:
- the USP8 gene encoding ubiquitin carboxyl-terminal hydrolase 8 isoform X3; the protein is MPAGTSVPKELYLCTSLKDLNKKTEIKAEKTSTKNYVQSALKIFKAAEECRLDRDEEKAYILYMKYVTVYNLIKKRPDFKQQQDYFHSILGPTNIKKAIEEAERLSDSLKLRYEEAEVRKKLEEKERQEEQQKKQEVKDDGKALAKNASENAVDFKGKKQRINGEKNGSAERKDQFDRLSASVSQGAITAEKLFPMMMDKNIEVLIMDARSLKDYQESCIPNSISVPEEAISPGVTANWIEAKLPDSSKDPWKKRGHVDYVVLLDWFSSARDLQLGTTLQSLKDALFKWESKIILRSEPLVLEGGYETWLLCYPQHTTNAKVTPPPRGKSEVVSVSLDFTYPSLEEPAPPPPPVVHIKPTPVEVTENNEMQNNQEGRTGSHNATNPSAPLAAIPQTDSSPVVHPIYAVINVPQIDRTKKPSAKFLDDVNSPKSEVTTVDKHPIQNGRMIPDRSTKPPFDAKTMLTEEEKSRIHAETASLLEKSKREKELRERQQEKQREKLKLEKQEREEKEHREKLQQAKEERERRLQEDQAIKEQKEKEEQERAHKEVLEAKRQNKNEHENTAAKNPELDKISADEREKGIRTPEMQRRALGDTSVTGVSVSSKSQREPLMRARSEEMGRIVPGLPAGWAKFLDPITGTFRYYHSPTNTVQMYPPEMAPSSTPPSTPPTHKGKPQVTTERDREHSKLKRSYSSPDITQAIQEEEKKKIPVTPAISRENKPACYTKAEISRLSAPQIRNLNPVFGGLGPALTGLRNLGNTCYMNSILQCLCNAPLLADYFNRNLYQDDINRLNLLGHKGEVAEEFGIIMKALWTGQYRYVSPKDFKITIGKINDQFSGYSQQDSQELLLFLMDGLHEDLNKADNRKRYKEENNDQIDDFKAADLAWHKHKQLNESIVVALFQGQFKSTVQCLTCHKKSRTFEAFMYLSLPLASTSKCTLQECLRLFSKEEKLTDNNRFYCSHCKTRRDSLKKLEIWKLPPVLLVHLKRFSYDGRWKQKLQTSVDFPLESLDLSQYVIGPKSNLKRYNLFSVSNHYGGLDGGHYTAYCRNATKQRWYKFDDHEVSDISASSVKSSAAYILFYTSFELRAADIAT
- the USP8 gene encoding ubiquitin carboxyl-terminal hydrolase 8 isoform X4; the protein is MPAGTSVPKELYLCTSLKDLNKKTEIKAEKTSTKNYVQSALKIFKAAEECRLDRDEEKAYILYMKYVTVYNLIKKRPDFKQQQDYFHSILGPTNIKKAIEEAERLSDSLKLRYEEAEVRKKLEEKERQEEQQKKQEVKDDGKALAKNASENAVDFKGKKQRINGEKNGSAERKDQFDRLSGAITAEKLFPMMMDKNIEVLIMDARSLKDYQESCIPNSISVPEEAISPGVTANWIEAKLPDSSKDPWKKRGHVDYVVLLDWFSSARDLQLGTTLQSLKDALFKWESKIILRSEPLVLEGGYETWLLCYPQHTTNAKVTPPPRGKSEVVSVSLDFTYPSLEEPAPPPPPVVHIKPTPVEVTENNEMQNNQEGRTGSHNATNPSAPLAAIPQTDSSPVVHPIYAVINVPQIDRTKKPSAKFLDDVNSPKSEVTTVDKHPIQNGRMIPDRSTKPPFDAKTMLTEEEKSRIHAETASLLEKSKREKELRERQQEKQREKLKLEKQEREEKEHREKLQQAKEERERRLQEDQAIKEQKEKEEQERAHKEVLEAKRQNKNEHENTAAKNPELDKISADEREKGIRTPEMQRRALGDTSVTGVSVSSKSQREPLMRARSEEMGRIVPGLPAGWAKFLDPITGTFRYYHSPTNTVQMYPPEMAPSSTPPSTPPTHKGKPQVTTERDREHSKLKRSYSSPDITQAIQEEEKKKIPVTPAISRENKPACYTKAEISRLSAPQIRNLNPVFGGLGPALTGLRNLGNTCYMNSILQCLCNAPLLADYFNRNLYQDDINRLNLLGHKGEVAEEFGIIMKALWTGQYRYVSPKDFKITIGKINDQFSGYSQQDSQELLLFLMDGLHEDLNKADNRKRYKEENNDQIDDFKAADLAWHKHKQLNESIVVALFQGQFKSTVQCLTCHKKSRTFEAFMYLSLPLASTSKCTLQECLRLFSKEEKLTDNNRFYCSHCKTRRDSLKKLEIWKLPPVLLVHLKRFSYDGRWKQKLQTSVDFPLESLDLSQYVIGPKSNLKRYNLFSVSNHYGGLDGGHYTAYCRNATKQRWYKFDDHEVSDISASSVKSSAAYILFYTSFELRAADIAT